tcgtgccaaactcgtgccggacaccgtataatagcccaccgcgattggaggacaccgaaagcccgctcaacatccttcctagcaccctcttgtttgcgcgcaaaatattgttttttcggtccaaccggttggcggacagtcttGACGAATACAGGCCACCGcggatatatcccatctgccaaatagtagcccctagtgtactgcgtgccgttggctacaaagctgatttctggaccctccccctGGCACTCATCGTTGAAGAGcggcgatgactgaagaacatttatgtcgttgttcgaacctgccacaccgaaatacacatgccagatccgcaaacggtagtccgcaacggcttccagaatcatcgttggatgtttgcttttgaatccagttgtgaactggcctttccatgccACTGGGCAGTTCCTcaactcccaatgcatgcaatcgatgctttcCAACATTCCTGGAAAGCAGTGgatcgaaccgtgcatatccagcaggcTCTGACACTCATCAGGGGTAGGCTTACGTAGAAACTCCCCACCAAAAATTTCTcggatccccttacaaaactgcctAAGCACCTGGAGgccagtcgtctcacccatctataggtattcatcgaacatatcggctggtccggcgtaggcaagctACCGAagtgcagcggtgcacttctgttgcgtagacagcccgatccggccagtggcatcacgccggagggtgaagcaccggtaatgctccgccaaattcgtcgctatatagttGAACAACCGTAgcgacatcctgaatctccggcggcatatctcgggtggataacgggggttatccacaagGTAATTAGccattagacgctggtgcgcaacgacgtggtctcgtgggatgGTCCGCCGATGCgtaatcgcacgagggatcgcagcctccgcctcctccgccaagcGCGCCGCATCTTCTTGGGAGGCCTGGTGTTGCActtgttgaatcagagcattccaactgtctctccacaaattgtccattttttaccacaaattctagtgagagaaattttgtgtgatgaagagttggaatggtgtgaaaataattaatggaatgaggtgtatttataggtgaattaaactgaatttaaaaaaaagccGCCTATAGCCGCCCCGGGCATCCATCCACTATAGGCGCCCGCGCTATCTGCCACGTCCTTGCCCCGGAGTCGGCGATCGCCCGTCCGCCGTCTACCGCCCCCATCTCCTCGTCCGCCTCAGGGGCGGACAACTCTGCCACTATGGATAGCCCTGAGATAGCCCCGAGGCGCGTCTATAGCCGCGCCtaaccattgtggacactctaatgctaaggaccctaggtttggttcgacctaatTCGATttgggaaagaaccaacaagaaaacccgaATTGGACTCAACTTAGAAGTTCAAAATAAAAGACATGCTAATAacgtaaaataaataaaaagaataaaaactaCTAAAAGTCTAAAATAGCTCTAACTTAACGTGAAACATAATCTTTGAACCACTCGGGTTTCCCGGCGCGCCTCATCGACCGTCGCGGTTCATCCCTCGCGACTTCCTCCTCGTCGCTGCTGTCCCCTTCGTGCTCTCCGATCGCCTCTGGCAGATCTGCTTCGGGTTGAGGCAATGCGGTAAGTGTCTCTGTATCAGTCTCAATCCAATCACTCGCCATTTCCATCTCGTGTACATTTTTTCTTACGAAATACAGTATATTTCTTATAAATGTCCTTAAAAGTTCAATCTCCTCGACATTCACAAAATTATcaaagaataaagaaggaattTACTAAACCACAATATATAGAGGAGTATAATTTCCTCATTTCTACTAGGAGCATCTACTAGTACGTGTTCATCCATATTTCTTAATAATAAGAAATcgcacaaacaaacaaacaatgtcaccaaatttcttttaatttccgcaacatattttaaaaatcctCTCTTACTTGCTAGAATACGAGTATTactaaaattagtaaaaaattgTGAAGTGTTACTCTAGAACTAAGATAGGTACAGTCAAATGAGTGCCCGAGTAAAATGATCGTAATTCtcaaattattcttttaagttaTTTTTAGTTCCAATATTGTCTTCATATTTCGGCATCTAATTTCATATATTTAGATAATGAactttattgttattattttttatatcatATGCATAAATACACCAATTTTCCTTCCTAAAATTCAAACTATACGTTGGTTTCTtcctaaaataataatgatcaCACATTTCTTTGCAATGATCATGCCACATTTATTACATCATCTCTATGACTCTATTTGATCGAATTAACAGGTTTTGGTTGTTGATGATAAAAAAACTAAAGCAAAATGCATCAAAAGGTCATATTGTTTATATTCatagaatttaatttttatttttaaaggacgAGAAGTATTTCTCTATATCCATTTGGATTTCAAATAAATATTAGTTCTGAGtgcatattttcttttttaattcggtttgatttttaaaaattgacaaaacaataaattgaataatggagtatttattataaattaattttttaatattattatatagtaTGAAGTTTCAGCTCTGgctaatttgtttttctagttCCGTCCCTATTAGGTAGACCTTATAGTCCACTAACTctttttttatagtattttttaaaattggtgCCAAATTTAAATGAGACTTTTAATGACTAAAGGGGAGTAATAGTATTAATAGTTAAAGGAAATAGAAATATTAAAAGctacttttaaaatattaaaattttgattgttCTCCATTCACCAGCCTTTCAATGCTCTACTGCCTCTACTATGAGTTCATTTGGTCATGCGGTTATCGTAAACTTCTAAAACAAATTGAGAAGGCATGTGTATCATCTAAAACGACGTCGGACAGAAGAGAGAGGGGACCGCTGTCGCTGTCTAAATAATCCATCCTAAAATCAATTGCGTTTTTCAAACATCAAAAATGCTACTCTCTACCCCTTATTCATAAAGCACAAACAAAAGTTCCCTTTTTATGAAATCTTTTTCTAAATTGAaccaaaaatcatttttttgggttttcttagtatatgatttttataataggacttggAAAATATTAgaataatattcaaataatgatatttaatactcatttgagaatgtcaacaagTAAGGTGGagtaagagcatctgcaacggtgagcACATGCTCAccgtccgtccttgccgctggcaaggaggggcttgtccgccgctgcgctcttgccgctggcacggacgtgctcttagctaagagcacgtccgtgccagcgagcagggagACGTagcgcgtttctattggccgttgacattttcttttttttttctttattttttaaaaatccaaaataataccaaaaattttaaaaatatattttcggattcccaaaaatatagtcgTTTTATTACCGTTCTTCTGAAAATATttctgaaattttttaaaaaaaatttaatcccaaaaccatctataaatgtacacattcatcatccatttggagGAAATTCGGtcaattatgaatttaattatgtaatttttaatttttaggatattaattatgtaatttttaattattaggagtttaattatgtaatttttaatttttagtattttaattatgtactttttaatttttaggattttaattaggtcttttttattttatttgccaTTTGTAATcttatttcggttttttaatgaattttaatattatggaaatgtttttgtttaattgaattttaaattgaattgtgctcgtccttgcggaagagcacagctgtgggtgttgtgctcttgccgaagaggaggcagaaaaagtggggccggacccacaaccgtgctcgctggcaagagcacggttgtgggtgctctaacgTTGAATAGAGGGGCCGTTGACTATTTATGCAGATTTGAAGTTATACTATCAATTACGTAACTCACAAATAATTCCAACAAAACTAAAGATTCAAATAATAACCTTTTAAAATAAATCCCCGGATCAACTACGAAACTCACAGATATTAAATACTCATACATATCTTCCTTTGATTTTGATTCATTTTACATTTCACACAATTTGTTGCAATTAAATTCCATTCTTAATTATCTATTTAGATGGAATTTAtaacacaatttttttgttataaaaatcgtgctaagagtgatgtgttttgtaaacaagagtgaagtaaaatcatgctaaaagtgatgAGGTAATTTTATTTTGCTAGGTAAAATCCAAAATAGCTAGGTTTTCAAAACAGTGAAATTTTGCTAGCAGCAATTACAACATGCTATGATATGACACACACATTATAATACTATTATCGAAAGCAATATTTCAAAAGTTTGATACTCCActattaaaataaaacagaagGTTCAAAATTCTAGAACTTTCCTGTAGATTTATGTGTATCCACTCCACCACCATGTAGAGAGAGAGCATAGATGTTGCCCAGAGCAGAAGGTCGGATTTACCCACGATCATTCTCTCCCCATTCTACCCCTCAATCTTCTTTTCTGAGGATTTACATCACCGCACATGCATTTGGATTCTCGTCGCTAAACGCATTCATCTCTTGCACATCAAATCTCTGCTGCTCGTAGTTTTGCTGCGGGTAGTAATAGTACATCTCGTTCTTCCTCACCTCCATTTTCAgatcctcctcttcctctttCTTTGCCGCCTCCTTGCAgctgttttccttaccgtcccCCTCCGCTTTCTTAGATTCTGCTTCCTCGGCTTTCTTCTCTTCCTCGCTTTCTCCTCctctttcttccccgcttcgaCCTTTACGATCGCCGCGAGCTTTCCGGTTTTCTTGTACACGTAATCGGCAAGAGCTGTGGGCTCCACCACTCCTTTCACGCTTACCTCTGACCTCGCGAGGTTTGCCTCTGCACTTTCAATCCTTACCAGCAGTATTAGCACGAATATACTGGAAAACCCTTTCTCTTCAGGCGGGATATGCTGGGCTCTTCTttttcataatgtaatttccaaaaatacccttgacctattttgtattattaaaataaataatatttgttccattaagatgtgtggccgagatttgttctctagttatacacttaagattagttatatcttgatcactagcctatatatatatatacacgccAATGAAGGACAATTGTGAGCAGGGATGCAAAACATCAATATAATAAACACGTGTCTGTCTATATTCATAAGGATATTGACTATTGTTATGTACTCATATTAGTCTATTACTTATATTATCAGCAATATTAAATTGTGTTTAAAATAAGCGTCCGTTTCTTACTTCATTTTACCTTATAAACAGCCTCTCCAGTCCCTTGTTTTGTGGTGATTATCGACGGATATGATGATCAATCCGTGATCGACGTAGTTTCCCCTTCAGATACAACTTTGTGCGTCTatcagtattttttttaaaaaaaaatctacatttttctaaataaattatttctgattatttaaatttcaataaaatatggTTTTCAAAAATAATTCTAAGCCGTTTAGTACTTAGCTATACTGTAAGATTGATTGAGCGCTaaataaatatagtactactaaccAAGCATGTACGCACAAATTAATATCTGTGACGTCATTGATTAAGTGAATGGATGGGACTTGTGCCAACTCGATggaaatgatataaaatataattgacCTAACTTTTAGGCACATAGTACATTGTAAAGGTTTCAAGTAAGTCAATAATTTCCTTGCCAACCCGTGCCGTGCCATATGGACTGGAGTATTAGATACTCCTATAAAAAGGGTATCTCCGATCCTCCTCTGTATATCAACTCTCTACTCTCATCTCTCATCTCATTTCATCTCCCACTCTCTGCTCTCATGCCTTCTTTCTACTGCCTTCTAGTGGTAGTGTTGCTCAGTGCCGCCGGCACATCGAGCCGTCCGAACGTGGATAACGTTCCGGAGTTTGCCCGGTGGCTTGTCCACAAGGGCAAGTGGGGGGTGATCTCGTTCAACAGCCTCGTGTTTGTACCCCAAGGGTACATTGCATCCTACGCGGATGCAGGCACGGGGAGCCCCTACTTCTACCTCTCCACCCTCGACCCGGTCGGGATGGTTGTCCCCACGGACGCCCGAGCCAGCCTCACGGTCAGTGAGATCTCATTTGACGGCTGCGGCGGTCAAGAGGCGCAGAATCCCTCCTGCGCCAAGATCTCTCTCTCCGGCGAGGTACGTACATTCCAtctctccttttcttttttcttttgctttctctttctctctcacctTCTCTCTTTTTTCAGCTTCTCATGCTGCCGGGGGACTCGGAGGAGGGCCTCAAGGCGGAGCGGGCTTTATTCAAAGCTCACCCCTCCTTCTCCGGCTTCCCCAAGATGAACGGCACATTTGCCGTCTACAAATTGATTGTTGACGAGATCTTCCTCGTCAACAAGATGGCGCCGCCCCGGTCCCTCTCGGTGGAGGAATACTTTGAAGCTTGAGGAGTGTTTGCAGCTTGCAGGATcttagtagttttttttagtttctaATCAATTATGTACTTGTCCGTACTCCTAGTTAATTAGTAAGTAATTAATTCTTCCTCGTGTGTTTTGTATTATATTAATCTTAATGCGTGTTAGCTGCAACACATGATCTTCAAGTTTTTTTTTACTCCAAACCAATAATATCactaataatttaaatactagtattattttaattaatttcatgaaAACTGACTAAAAAAAGTAAACCTTAAACTGAAAACAAGCTCCACATTACTTGACTGACGACTGTACtagtataattattaattacactacTTTGAAATCAAGGGATTGatatcattaattaattaggccTATATGGAGTATCAAATTTCAGAATTCTCGTGCTCTTGTTGCAGTTACCAAATGTAGAGATCATGCTCAAAATACTTGATGCCAAATTAACTATACTCACATGTACAAATAAGCTTTAAAGTTACTCTATCTTTCATTTTGGCATGTTATTATCGAAAAGGCTAGGGAAACTGCGTACCAAtcaaaactaaatttaaaaattatcaaaaaaaaatgactctataAAATAGAATCATTAATTATCTTTATTTTGCTTATTGTTTGGttattcataatataaatactTAGACCATGTTTATCGCTGTAGTAAAGACCGACCGCCACATcattggtatttttttaaatactccTGCTAGTTTTTTTAGCTTTTATTTAGCTTTCTTATTAGTCCCAAAAGTTTTACTCCTACTACTTTTTAAATAAGACTTTTCGTTTTAATTTGAGGAAGTCAACTCTAATCGTCATGGTGGAGATTTGGGAATGACTACTATTTTAATAGAACGAACATATCCTGGAAAAGCATAGCCTCTGATTTTGATGTTTATATGTagggaaaaaaatagagagacaGTAGATAATAATTAAAGTTTATGTTTTAATAAAGGTAAATAGAAAAATATCATGAAATTTGGTCTACATCATAATTTTCATAAATGACCGATTAAATCACAGTATTAATTTGATGATGTACTGAATTGTCCCATATATTAGAATATGTAGAAAATTAAGCATAACAGGGACACCGGGAACGTATGACGTGGAATAAACATCCAGATTTATTAGCAGGATTTCAGATTGTGagaaaaaatccccaaattgtTGTCTCGAAATAAAGTCATTTTACTTGTTACTAAAAGTAGTACTACTTAGATTTCCACTTGTATTTAATACACATCATCGCCACATCATTCCATAATGACATATGGTGGTGCGCTTGGAATAA
This sequence is a window from Salvia splendens isolate huo1 chromosome 5, SspV2, whole genome shotgun sequence. Protein-coding genes within it:
- the LOC121802880 gene encoding heavy metal-associated isoprenylated plant protein 7-like gives rise to the protein MKGKPREVRGKRERSGGAHSSCRLRVQENRKARGDRKGRSGEERGGESEEEKKAEEAESKKAEGDGKENSCKEAAKKEEEEDLKMEVRKNEMYYYYPQQNYEQQRFDVQEMNAFSDENPNACAVM
- the LOC121802996 gene encoding protein CREG1-like, whose protein sequence is MDWSIRYSYKKGISDPPLYINSLLSSLISFHLPLSALMPSFYCLLVVVLLSAAGTSSRPNVDNVPEFARWLVHKGKWGVISFNSLVFVPQGYIASYADAGTGSPYFYLSTLDPVGMVVPTDARASLTVSEISFDGCGGQEAQNPSCAKISLSGELLMLPGDSEEGLKAERALFKAHPSFSGFPKMNGTFAVYKLIVDEIFLVNKMAPPRSLSVEEYFEA